A genome region from Magnolia sinica isolate HGM2019 chromosome 8, MsV1, whole genome shotgun sequence includes the following:
- the LOC131252882 gene encoding factor of DNA methylation 2-like isoform X1 codes for MTFQSRNGTESTSGDDYNNDGVLGSYLHKNRVLKTISVVNREDVERKNKLVALANEVDVKNQRLVEMECKYNSIECKYNSISQERDELHQAYVEGTRQMQCIIEDIEKLKLDLESQRKEYLQIENEKKKLIHENKKMKQKLKLMKGKLKVPKDVGGDNDGKAIDFLYKELQQRKNEIEELEEQYHPLVDREHKSNNELQEARKEFIKGLSDVKRGRGSIGIKRLGDLNVMPFRNAWHQKFPSSEANAKAAEMCTSWQELVNNASWHPFKIITSDGKLQEIIDDNDEKLKGLKEEWGEEVYTAVTTALLELNEHNPSGRYPIQELWNFTVKRKASLKEVIQHVSKRLKNKKG; via the exons ATGACATTTCAATCTAGGAATGGGACAGAGTCTACTA GTGGGGATGATTACAACAATGATGGTGTTTTAGGTTCTTATCTACACAAAAATAGAGTTTTGAAAACAATTTCCGTTGTAAATCGTGAAGATGTGGAAAGAAAGAACAAGCTTGTGGCTCTAGCTAACGAAGTTGATGTCAAGAATCAACGATTGGTGGAAATGGAATGCAAGTATAATAGTATTGAATGCAAGTATAATAGCATTTCTCAAGAGAGAGATGAGCTACATCAAGCTTATGTTGAAG GAACAAGACAAATGCAATGTATAATAGAGGACATTGAGAAATTGAAATTAGACTTAGAATCTCAAAGAAAGGAATACTTGCAAATTGAAAATGAGAAGAAGAAACTAATTCATGAAAATAAAAAG ATGAAACAAAAGTTGAAGTTGATGAAAGGAAAGTTGAAGGTGCCCAAAGATGTGGGAGGTGACAATGATGGGAAAGCAATAGATTTTTTATACAAAGAACTTCAACAAAGGAAAAATGAAATTGAAGAATTGGAAGAACAATATCATCCTCTTGTTGATAGAGAGCACAAGAGTAACAATGAGCTACAAGAAGCTCGCAAAGAATTTATTAAA GGTCTAAGTGATGTGAAGAGGGGTCGTGGTTCGATTGGAATCAAGAGATTGGGAGATCTTAATGTGATGCCTTTTCGGAATGCATGGCACCAAAAATTTCCATCCAGTGAAGCCAATGCCAAAGCAGCTGAGATGTGCACTTCATGGCAAGAGCTTGTTAACAATGCAAGCTGGCATCCTTTCAAAATCATAACCTCTGATGGAAAGCTTCAA GAGATaatagatgataatgatgaaaaGCTAAAAGGGCTCAAGGAAGAATGGGGTGAAGAAGTATACACAGCTGTAACGACAGCCTTGTTGGAGCTTAATGAGCATAACCCAAGTGGGAGATATCCAATTCAAGAACTCTGGAACTTCACTGTAAAAAGGAAAGCCAGCCTAAAAGAGGTCATCCAACATGTTTCGAAGCGATTAAAGAATAAAAAAGGCTGA
- the LOC131252882 gene encoding factor of DNA methylation 2-like isoform X2, which yields MECKYNSIECKYNSISQERDELHQAYVEGTRQMQCIIEDIEKLKLDLESQRKEYLQIENEKKKLIHENKKMKQKLKLMKGKLKVPKDVGGDNDGKAIDFLYKELQQRKNEIEELEEQYHPLVDREHKSNNELQEARKEFIKGLSDVKRGRGSIGIKRLGDLNVMPFRNAWHQKFPSSEANAKAAEMCTSWQELVNNASWHPFKIITSDGKLQEIIDDNDEKLKGLKEEWGEEVYTAVTTALLELNEHNPSGRYPIQELWNFTVKRKASLKEVIQHVSKRLKNKKG from the exons ATGGAATGCAAGTATAATAGTATTGAATGCAAGTATAATAGCATTTCTCAAGAGAGAGATGAGCTACATCAAGCTTATGTTGAAG GAACAAGACAAATGCAATGTATAATAGAGGACATTGAGAAATTGAAATTAGACTTAGAATCTCAAAGAAAGGAATACTTGCAAATTGAAAATGAGAAGAAGAAACTAATTCATGAAAATAAAAAG ATGAAACAAAAGTTGAAGTTGATGAAAGGAAAGTTGAAGGTGCCCAAAGATGTGGGAGGTGACAATGATGGGAAAGCAATAGATTTTTTATACAAAGAACTTCAACAAAGGAAAAATGAAATTGAAGAATTGGAAGAACAATATCATCCTCTTGTTGATAGAGAGCACAAGAGTAACAATGAGCTACAAGAAGCTCGCAAAGAATTTATTAAA GGTCTAAGTGATGTGAAGAGGGGTCGTGGTTCGATTGGAATCAAGAGATTGGGAGATCTTAATGTGATGCCTTTTCGGAATGCATGGCACCAAAAATTTCCATCCAGTGAAGCCAATGCCAAAGCAGCTGAGATGTGCACTTCATGGCAAGAGCTTGTTAACAATGCAAGCTGGCATCCTTTCAAAATCATAACCTCTGATGGAAAGCTTCAA GAGATaatagatgataatgatgaaaaGCTAAAAGGGCTCAAGGAAGAATGGGGTGAAGAAGTATACACAGCTGTAACGACAGCCTTGTTGGAGCTTAATGAGCATAACCCAAGTGGGAGATATCCAATTCAAGAACTCTGGAACTTCACTGTAAAAAGGAAAGCCAGCCTAAAAGAGGTCATCCAACATGTTTCGAAGCGATTAAAGAATAAAAAAGGCTGA